The following are encoded together in the Humulus lupulus chromosome 5, drHumLupu1.1, whole genome shotgun sequence genome:
- the LOC133778897 gene encoding rust resistance kinase Lr10-like, which translates to MTQNFKNKLGEGGYGSVFQGKLRSGRIVAVKILSKSKGNGQDFINEIATIGRIHHVNVVHLIGFCVQSSNHALVYDFMPNGSLEKYIFSKEGFNTLSCKNFFEISLGVARGIEYMHQGCYMQILHFDIKPHNILLDENFIPKVSDFGLARLCPLDNNNVSLTVARGTLGYIAPELFYKNIGGVSNKADVYSFGMLLMEMASRRKNYKSVAGSNSQIYFASWVHDQLRQGKNIKVEITDIDEADSTITKKMIIVALWCIQLKPSDRPTMNKVIEMLEGEVECIQMPPKPSLYLEEPVEHVQETSYSMFSTIPSFTL; encoded by the coding sequence ATGACCCAAAACTTTAAAAACAAATTAGGAGAAGGAGGTTATGGTTCTGTTTTCCAAGGAAAGCTTCGTAGTGGTCGTATTGTAGCAGTTAAGATATTGAGTAAATCCAAGGGAAATGGACAAGATTTCATCAATGAAATTGCTACAATTGGAAGAATTCACCATGTTAATGTAGTTCATTTAATTGGATTTTGTGTCCAATCCTCAAACCATGCTCTTGTATATGATTTCATGCCTAACGGATctttggaaaaatatattttctctaaAGAAGGATTTAACACCTTAAGTTGcaagaatttttttgaaatttcgCTTGGTGTGGCTCGTGGAATTGAGTACATGCACCAAGGATGCTACATGCAAATTTTGCACTTTGATATTAAACCTCATAACATTCTTTTGGATGAAAATTTTATTCCAAAAGTTTCTGATTTTGGATTAGCAAGATTGTGTCCATTGGATAATAATAATGTGTCCTTAACTGTAGCAAGAGGAACCTTAGGATACATAGCTCCAGAgctattttacaaaaatattggAGGAGTTTCTAATAAAGCTGACGTGTATAGTTTTGGAATGTTATTGATGGAAATGGCTAGTAGAAGAAAAAACTATAAATCAGTCGCAGGGAGTAATAGCCAAATTTACTTTGCTTCATGGGTGCATGATCAACTAAGACAAggaaaaaatataaaagtagAAATAACAGATATAGATGAGGCAGATTCGACAATTACAAAGAAGATGATTATAGTAGCATTATGGTGCATACAACTAAAGCCGAGTGATCGTCCTACAATGAATAAAGTCATAGAAATGCTTGAAGGAGAAGTTGAATGTATACAAATGCCCCCCAAGCCTTCCCTGTATCTAGAAGAGCCTGTTGAGCATGTTCAGGAAACATCATATTCAATGTTCTCAACAATACCATCATTCACACTATAG